The window GTTGACGGCTGGTGGGCGCGTCTTAGCTGTTACGGCTATTGGCGATACACTGTTGGAAGCCCGGGCAAAAGCATATGATAATATAGATCGCATTGATTTTAAGGGTATACAGTATAGAAGGGATATAGGAAAAGTTAAAGTATGAACTATTTGCAGATGTGCAATAAGCCCCATTACAGGGGTCTTTTTTTTTATATAAAAAGAAGGATTTTGTAAAACTTTGTAGAATTATAGTCATGGGCAATGGTTAAAAGGATATATAAAAGGAAGGCAAGCGCATGGAAAAGGTGGCACGAAAAATATTGGAATATATAGAGAATAAAATACCATTAAACGAGGAACAGAGGGATTACGTGTACCTCGGTCTCCAGCTTATCCTGGAGAGTTTAATAGAAGTAATTACCATCCTGATCATTGCTCTTATTTTAGGAATTTTTATTGAAACGCTTGTGATAGTGCTGGTGGCTGGAGTCTTTAAGCTCATATCCGGTGGAGCTCATTGTACAACTTTTGGTTCATGTTATACCTTTTCTATTATTTTATACCCATTGTCAGGAATAATTGCAAATTATATGATAATAACAAATTATATTAAATTACATCACATATACATTCTTTTTTCTTTAATAGGAATTGCTTGCTTTTTTTATGCTCCTTCACAGATATCAATTAAACCTATAGCTGATGAATTGCGTTTTCGATATAAAGTCACATCATTATTATTTGTAATGATGACTTTTATAGCTGTGTTTATCCTGTATACGCGTGATTACAGAGTTTTATCTATTAGTATAAGCATTGCTATGCTTTTTCAGGCCTTTTTTATAACCCCTTTGGGTTTTTATGTTACACAAGTCTTTGATACGTTATTTGCTAAATTAGCAGCTGGGAAGGGGGTGGACCCATGACTTATGAACTTATTGATGTGTTTATTATTACCATACCTGAAACTTTTGTGACGCTGTTGGTAGTGTTGCAGTTATTAGATAGAAAATTAAATTTAAAAAAAATATTGGTAGCAAGTGTATTGCAGGGTTTTGCTACCTTTGTTATAAGGCAGATACATATATATTCATTGTTGCATTCTATACTGCAGATTTTTATGTGTATTTTGATAGTCGCTTATTTATTTAAAATTGATTTTAAACTGGTGTTTGTAGCACTTGTCATAACCGTTGTTGTATATGGCTTCATAGAACAACTGTCAATATATTTGGTATTGAAGGTTTTGCACAAAACTTTAAGTGAAGTTATGAACAATCAGCTGTGGGAATTTGTGGTCTTTGTGCCTCAGTTATTGTATATGGTTATCATATATTTTATTTTGCGCAGGTTTAATATAACCATAACCAGTGCATAGGTGAAAGAAGGAAAACCATGAAAGAAAAATTTATGTCAATTATTGTGTATATAGTTGTTTTGTTGTTGTTATTGGCGTTGATAAATTTTGGCTACTATTACATTTTTACAGGGGTTATGGATTATAACACAGGACTTGTTGGCTTAATAGTTATGGACGTAGTATTGCTATTATTTGCAATTTATGGTATTATAATGATAAGGAATATATTTAAGATGATAGAGACTGAAAATGAGCACATGATAAGAGAGATAAATTATAAAAACCTGGAGGAGATAAATAAAAGCCTGAGGGTGCAAAGGCATGATTTTTTAAACAATATACAGGTCATATATGGACTTTTATCTATTAATATGCCAGATGAAGCAATGAAGTATATACAGGAAATGTTTACGGAGCTGAAAAAATTTGAAAATATATTTAAGACAAAAGATATAGCTGTGAATGCTCTTTTGAATTCAAAGTATTCTATTGCTAAGATTAAAAATATAGATATGAGATTTGATGTAAGGAGTCAATTAGAGTATCTTGATTTAATGCCCCATGAGATCACGCAAATTTTGGGCAATGTAATTGATAATGCCATAGAAGCTGTTGAAGGGGAGGAAGAAAAGATTATATACATAAAGGTGTATGAGGATGAAATTTATTATCATTTTGATGTATATAATAAAGGGCCAAATATTCCGGAGGAAATAAGGTATAATATATTTGACTATGGCTTTAGCACAAAGCAAAAGGAGGGCCGTGGAGTAGGACTTTATATAGCAAACTCTTTGCTTTCAGCTAAGGGTGGAAAAATAGAGGCTGTTAACCTGGATGATGGAGTAGAATTTAGAATATACGTTAAAAAAACATCATCCTGTTAACATATTATAAAAATGAGGGGGAGTAAAAATGAAAAATCATGGTACGTTATGGTCGTTGCTTGTATCCTTGATAAGGCTGGTAGCCATTGCTGACGTTAGTTCTGCGTCGTGGTGGACATTTCATCAGCCAGAAATTCCCTATAAATTGAAGAAATGATGTAGCAAAATAATGAAATATTCCATTATTTTATTACTTAGGGGTGCTTTTGCGCCCTTTTTTGTGCTATAATTATATTATAATCACATTTGTAAAAAAGTTGCTTTGGAGGATATTACAAATGATGAAAAATGTGGAATGGGGGGGGGGGGGGGGTATTTATTACCACACCCTCCAATAATTTATATCAAATTTAATACTAACTTTTTGCGAATACGTGATTATTCAAAGGCGTTGTTTGATCACATGAATAATACTGCTTTTTATACTGCTCTTATCTGCGAAGCGTTAAACTTAGACGAAGAAGAAATAGAGCTATTTATTACCGGGGCATTACTTCACGATGTTGGTAAGACGAAGATAAGCAATGATATACTTAATAAAAAGGGGCCGTTAAGCCCTGTAGAATGGTTGGAAATAAAAAAGCATCCAATTTACGGTGTAAAAATTGTAAGTGATGAATATAAAGTGCTCAAAGATATCATTCCTATTGTCAGGTATCATCACGAAAGATTTGATGGGAAAGGGTATTTTGGGGTCAAGGGTAAGTCGGTGCCTTTAGGCGCTAAAATTGTGTCTATAGCAGATGCTTTTGATGCTATGTATATGATAAGGCCTTACAGGAAAGCGTTAGATTTTAAAGCCGTTATCAAAGAAATATGTAGGTGTAGCGGTACACAGTTTGATCCTTATATCGTTCAGACAATAAATAACTATTATGGATTTTATGATGGCAATGATGCAAATATTAATGTACTGAAAGAAATAATAGAACGGGGAAAAGGCTGGCTTAATCGATTACTTGAGTGGAACATACCTTTTGATTACGTAAATAGTTTTAGTTTATTATTAGACAGGTTAATAAATGAATATTACGTTTCGGTGTTATTTGCTAAAAATCCTCGCTAATATTGATTTTTTTTGCGATCCTTTTTGCCTTTGCCTCCATTCTTCTATAAATTTATCGACTTTATCAAATTCCATATTGGTTGCTGCGATTTCGGTTTTTATATCATTAATGGTGTTGATTATGTACATTCTGCTTTGTGTATTTTCTTGGCGTATTTCGTCCATCAGTTGAGATTTAAATGCTTCCATGTAATCGATAAAATTGTTGTATAGCGCTATCTCCGTGGAATTATCTTTTGCTACAATATCAGTTTGTGGGGTCTGTTCAATGACATTATTGTTTTCCAGTATTTTCTTTATGGCTTTTAGATTAAGTCCTTGCTCTTTTAAAAAAAATATTTTTTCGAAAAGTTCTATCTCTGCTTTACCAAATATCCGCTGTCCCAGCTCATTCCTCGGTATATTAAGGTTTAGTTCTTTTTCATACCATCGTATGGTTTGAATGGTGGTATTAAATCTTTCTGCCATTTCTCCAATGGAGATCATGATTTCTGCATCTTCCATCACGTTTCCCCCTTACGATATGGTATTATAATTCCACATCAAGTTTTATTTACCATTATTATACATTATTATAAAACTATTGTAAAGTATTACTATAGAAATTTTTTTATTAAGTTGCAATAGACTATAGCAGCTTAACAAAAAACAAAAAAGAGTTCCTGATAGGAACTCTTTTTAGCGCCTGTATACACCATCTGCATTATAGTTACCGGTGTTTTTATCGGTAAACGTCTTGCAGCATGTTTCCATACATGTGCTTACAGGTGTTGTGGCCATTGTAGCAGCATTTCGGGGTGCATCAAATGATTCGCCTTTTTCGTTAGCTACTTTATCTGATGTAACAAGAATTTCATTGGCCTGGCATATATTGCCTGAACCCCAATAATGGCAGTTATTTACGCTGCAATGGATATGCTGTTGTGGCATTATGATTACCTCCTTATAAATTTATTTCTATGTTTATTATTAGTCAAATACAGGAGGTAATATACCAGAATGAAATTTAAGAAGAAACTTTTTAAAATGCTGGTACGATGGCGCCTTTGTATTTATCCTCAATAAATTTCTTTACTTCGGGAGAATTTAAGGCTTTTGCCAATGCTTTAATTGCGGGGTTATCTTTATTATCAGGCCTTGTTACCAGTATATTGGCATAAGGAGAATCTTTATCTTCTATTATCAAAGCGTCTTTTAGCGGGTTTAATTTAGCGTCAAGGGCGTAATTGCCGTTTATTATAGCGCCATCTACATCTTGTAATACACGAGGTAGTTGAGCGGCATCAAGCTCTTGAAATTTGATGTGTTTTGGATTGTCTACAATATCCTTTTGCGTTGCTGTAAGAGGAGCGCCTTTTCTTAACTTGATGATATTGTATTTCTGCAATAGGAGCAATGCTCTACCTGAATTAGTTGGATCATTGGGTATAGCGATGGTTGCTCCGTCTCTTAGTTGACTGATTTTTTTGATTTTGGTTGAATACAGACCCATGGGTTCTATATGAACTTTAGTAACGGCAACTAGATTTGTTCCTTTTTCCTTGTTAAATTCATCGAGATAGGGTTTATGCTGGAAGAAATTTGCATCCAACTGTTTGTCGTAAACTGCTTCATTAGGTGTTACATAATCTGTCATTTCCTGTATTTCTAGCTTTATGCCCTGTTTTTCCAGCATTGGCTTGACAAAAGCCAATATTTCGGCGTGAGGGACAGGGGATGCCCCTACCTTAAGTACTACTTCGGTTTTACTTTTATTGTTGGCAGCATTATTTGTGCTTGAAGATGAATTGCTACCGGAGCCAGCTGTTGTTTTGTTGACACATCCTGTTATTAAAAACAGTACAAGGTATAATACCAAGAAAATTGATAAAAATTTTTTCAATTTTGTTCCTCCTTTACTTTTTATTTAATATTGTTGCAATATAATTGCCTGCGGATTGGATTGCCTGAACCAATAAAACAAGTATTACTATAGTAGCAATCAATACATCAGTCTGAAACCTCATGTAACCGTACCTTATAGCAAGATCGCCCAATCCCCCACCGCCGATGGCACCGGCCATGGCTGAATAGCCTATGATGTTTATTATTGTAAGGGTAATTCCGAGAACCAGTGAAGATCTCGCTTCGGGGAGCAGTACTTTAAATATGATTTGGGGTATTGATGCGCCCATGGATAGAGAAGCTTCTATGATGCCCCAATCTACTTCCAGCAATGAATTTTCTATTACCCTTGCTACGAAAGGCGTCGCTGATAAAGCCAAGGGAACAATAGCGGCTGTAGTCCCAATGGTAGTACCTACGATCAATCTGGAAAGCGGGAATATGGCAATCATGAGGATAATGAAAGGAACAGATCTTGCCATGTTTATAATGAACCCCAGTATGTTGTTCAAGCGAGGTTTCTCCCATATATTTCCTTCACGTGTTATTACTAAGATAATTCCCAATGGTGCTCCTATAAGGACAGAAAAGAGCGTAGAGAAAAATACCATGTAAATGGTCTGGAGCAAGGATGGAGCTATGATATTATATAAATTTACGAGTTCATCTGTCAACAAGCTCATTTGTTAACACCTCTACTTTCAAGCCGGTTTCCTTTAAGTATTCAATGGAGTGCAAGATGTTATCAGGATTACCTGTAATACTTATGAGAAGTTTGCCTATAGATATATCTCTGACATTGTCTACGCTACCTTTGATTATATTTACGTCCACATCAAATTTTTTTATCATCCTGGAGATGACAGGTTCACTGGTGATAGATCCCCTAAAACTTATTTTTACAAATTTTTCATCGGGCTTACTACTGATTTTTATACTTTCAGGTAAACTCTCCGTTATATCTTCGATAAAAGTCCTGGTAGTATCTGCTGATGGATTGGTAAATAAATCCACTACGCTGGCCTGTTCAATTATTTTTCCATTTTCAATAACAGCCACTTCATCGCATATCTCTTTTATGACGTCCATTTCATGTGTGATTATTACAATTGTGATGCCAAATTTTCTATTTATATCCTTTAGCAAATGGAGAATAGACTTGGTGGTCTTGGGATCCAGTGCTGAGGTAGCTTCATCACTCAGGAGAATTCGAGGATGGTTGGCCAATGCCCTTGCTATACCGACCCTTTGCTTTTGCCCGCCGCTTAGCTGTGAGGGATAGGCCTGGGACTTTTCTTCCAGATCTACTAGCCGCAGCAGCTCATATACCCTTTCTTTTATCTTTTTTTTCGGATAACCTGCTATCATAAGAGGAAAAGCTACATTTTCAAAGACGGTGGCATTTGACAGCAGGTTAAAGTGCTGGAAGATCATGCCGATTTTTTTGCGGGCTTCTCTTAAGCTTTTTTTATCCAGAGAAGTAATATCTATATCATCGATGTATATGCGGCCGCTAGTGGGTTCTTCAAGCCTGTTTATACATCTTACTAAAGAAGATTTACCAGCACCGCTTAAACCAATGATCCCAAATATACTGCCATCTTTGATGGTCAAATTGATATTGTCTAATGCTATTACTTTTTGACCTCCAGCATCGTATATCTTTGATAAATTTTGTATTTTTATCATTTTACTCCTCCGTCTTTTTTACATCTTTATTTACAACAAAAAAACCTCTCTTGAAAGAGGTGTGTTCCTCTCTCATCTTTCAGGGATAACCCTGCTGGATTTAGCACCGTGCCTGATGCCGGTTGCCGGGTTTCATCGGGCCAGTCCCTCCACCGCTCTCGATAAGAGTTTGCATTATTGATTTATGCAACAAGTATATTAAAAAATGTTTAATATGTCAACATAATTTTTATTATTTTTAATTGTTATCGAAAGGACAGTTGACACGAACATAAGTTCGATATATAATATATTTGAGGTGGTAAAAGGTGTTAAATATTCCTATAAAGGCCGATCAGATATGTGCAATAATACCTAAGTTGTTTAATAGCAGAGCTTCTGTCGTGTTGATAGATATTTCTGGAAATAAATATGATGTACCAAGAAAGGTTAAATATGTTCTAAAATATATGGCGTGGTATTTTGCTGTGGATCTGGATGCTTTAAGAGAAGAATGTAGCAGAATATTAGGGAAAAAGTTATATCTTCCAGTACCTTTTAGAAAAGATATAATAATGATGCCTTTGAAATTAAGGCAAAGTGGGACCGGTGGAGAAACGACCGGCTATATTAACTATTGCTGTGTGAATATGAAGGAGTTTAAGGAACAGGACCTTATTTTGTGTAATGGTATATCTATAAAATGCTATAATTCTACCGATACAGTGTACAAGCATTTAAAGGCCGCCGAGACTATTTTATACGAGATGTTTGGTTATAACAATCTTATAAAAGAAAAGGACAGAAATTATATCTGCCCTTTATACTTGTAAACCATTTTTACTGGATGGTAGGATTGTTTGGCTCTTCTTAAACCGGGTATACCCATATCTTGCTCTCGGTTAATATAAGGTATGTGCGACCATACCTTTTCTGCAAAGCATTGATTTATAAATGCATAGAGGTCTGGTATATCCGGATTTGCCTTTTCAATATGTATCACAGCAGTTTCGGGATTTAGTAGTTCGCCGAAGGTATATGCTTCCACCTTTCCTCCAATCCGTATAACAATACCCTTTACGTCAAAATATCGATAGCTTTCAAAAAAGGTCTTAATAGATTGGAATTCATCTAGAAGACCAGGATTTTCTTGAATATCTTTATCCTGAAGCCATTTTTCCGTAAAATACAGACATTCCATGATATTGGTTTCGTTTAGAGTTTCGATACTATAGTTATATAGTTTTTTAAAACGGTTTACGTGGTTCTTTTTGGCATGATATTTACGGCCGGAGAGGTTTATGAGGTCACTGGTATTGTACACGTAGTCGCTATTATCTTCATCAAGCTCCATTTCTATACAGAATATTTCGCTTATTTTTTTAGCCAGCTTTTCTGGGAATCTCTCCAACAATGTATTTGAACCCTCGTCTTTATATCTTTTATATAACACCTCAAAAGCCCTTATTATATTTAATTCATCACCTATCGGCGGCAGAATAGCAGTAATGTTGTCCCTTTGAGAGATAAGACAAAGGCAATCGTTGATGATTTCATAATAAAGGTTATAATAATGATTCCACATGTAAAGGTTTGTGAAAGTGTATTCGGAATTTTGTGGAGGATACTTTCTAAAAAATTCGTTAAAGATGTTTTTGTCTTCTATGCTAAATTGTTTCACTAATCTCACCTCATATAATAAATAGTAAAAATATGTGTTTACTAATAATTATTATACCATATAGAGCTATTGCAACAAAATCATTTATATTGTAGAATAAATTTATATTTATAAGATTTCGAGGTGATATGATGTATGAACAATTTGCCAGGTTTTATGATAAATTAGGTTGGGGAGAATATGCTAAATCTTTATGGCCGTTGATTGTGGAGTATATGAATAGCATAAATTTTAAACCTGAGAATATGTTAGACGTGGCCTGTGGTACAGGTGTGCTGGCGATTATGGCATCAAGGGATGGTATAAAAGCTGAAGGTCTGGATATATCTAGTGAGATGCTGGAACAGGCTAAGAAAAATGCTATAGAAGCCGGTGTTAATGTGGTATATCACCAGTGTGATATGTGTGATTTTGACCTAAATAAGAAATATGATCTCATTACATGTACTTTTGATGCGATTAACCATCTGCGAACCTTTGAACAATGGGTTTCTATGTTTAAATGTGTTAAAAAACATTTAAACAGCAGCGGGCTTTTTATATTTGATATGAATACCTTGAAGGATTTAAGAGAAAATTGGAACAACATAAAGGTTAAAAAACACCCCAGAGGAGATTACCTCATCTCCAAAAGTATATCTTTTGGAGATATGGCCTGTGTAACTTTTACAGCGTTTATAAAAAAAGAAAACGGACTTTTCGAAGGATATGAGGAAAGCATAATGGAGGTTAGTTTTCCACTGGAAAAAGTAGTAGCTTCGCTGAAAGACATTGGCTTTACTAATGTAACCATTACAAACAGGCATTTTAAACTGGTAGAAACAGAAAGCCTTGATAGAGCATTTATATCCTGCAGGGCATGACAATAAATTTGTTGCAAAGACTGCGATTATAAAATATAATTGAAGAGGTTTATAACATTAGGAATTGGATGGGTGATTAAATGCTTGATGTAGATTTGGGCAGGTTGCTTTTAGTATGCATTGCTACCTTTATAATTCAATTTATTGATACGCTATCTTATTCAATAAGGCCATCAGGCGTGAGGACGGGTAAAATAGCAATTGCCTTGTCGCTTTTTAATATCCTGGCATTGATATCAAGGCTTTCTAATATGATACAGACCCCTTTCCTTGGTAGTATTGTTGACATCGCAATAAAAGAGCATAAGGTTGCATCTCTGGCTATAGTGTTTAGACTTGTAATATTGTCAGCTACAGTGGCTACCATATTAGGGATTCTATTTATACCATCTTTTGTCAGAATATTTTCTAAGGCTATAAATAGATTGGATGTGGCGGGTTCTGTTCCGCGCCTTATACTTGATTCTATGTCAATAAGGCGCATAAAGGATCTATCTCAGAACATTGTGAGGCCTAGAATAGATATGATACAAAATACTAGGAACGCCAATATACCAAAAGGTTTTTTGATTTTCAATGTACTTATAACCGCCATTTATACCGTAGGAATGTTATCAGCCATTTATGCAGGAGCGCTGTTGCCTCAATTTAGATTGACAGCGAGTTCGCTGTCGGGTATTATTAATGGTATAGCGACGATACTCCTGGCAGTGGTAGTAGATCCCATAGCTGCTATGGTTACCGATCAGGCCCTTCATGGTAAAAGGACGCTCAAAGATGTAAACGCGATGGTGATTTACCTTGTAGGTGGAAAGCTCCTTGGTACTATTTTAGGCCAGATTATATTTGTGCCCGCTGCTGAATTTATTGTCTTCATAGCAAAATTGATCGTCTAGAGGTGTTTTGATTGAATGAAGAGAGGATAAAAAATGCGATAAGGGTTATACTGGAGGAAATAGGCGAAGATCCTGACAGAGAAGGCCTGAGGGATACACCTGACAGGGTATACAGGATGTATAAAGAAATCTTTTCGGGCATTGGTTCTGATCCTCAGGATGTTTTGACAGCCGTATTTCATGAACAACATAAAGAGCTGGTGATTGTTAAAGATATAAGGTTTTATTCTGTATGTGAACATCATATGGTGCCTTTTTTTGGGAAGGCCCATGTAGGTTACTTGCCTGATGGAAAAATTATAGGTTTGAGCAAAATAGCTCGTTTAGTGGATATAGTGAGCAAGAGGCTTCAGCTACAGGAAAGAATGACTCAGATGATAGCTGATGCCATGAATCAACGGTTAGAACCTAAAGGTGTTATAGTAATGCTGGAGGCAGAGCATCTCTGTATGAGCATGAGAGGTATTAAAAGGCCCGGATCAACAACGGTTACTATAGCGACAAGAGGAATATTTGATACCGATGAGAATATGAGAAAAAGATTTTTTGAGCTGATAAAATAAAGGGGGTTGTCTTAGGTGATTGATTTTCATTGCGACACGCTTACAAAGGTTTTAAATGAACGAAAAAGGATATCAAGCCACGACCTGGCCAACTGGGGGATAAGAGGCCAGGTTTTTGCTGTGTTTATGGATCCCGTTTATAGAAAAAACTTTTCCGTGAAAGCTATGGAGATGATAGAGGCGTTTTATAGTGAGATTGAGGCCGATGAAAATCTGCTTTTAGCTAAATCCTGTGAGGATTTTGTAAAAGCGATGGAGGATGATAAGGTGGCCTGTATGCTTTCTATAGAAGGAGGCGAAGCGCTGGAAGGAAGTTTATCACTCTTAAGGATCTACTATAGGCTGGGGGTTAGAGCTCTCACTCTTACATGGAATGGTAGAAATGAGATTGCTGATGGAATAGGAGAGGAAGCTGGAGGTGGTCTTACCCGTTTCGGCAAAAGCGTTGTGAAGGAGATGAATCGCCTTGGCATGCTTGTAGATGTATCTCACTTGAGCGTAAAAGGTTTTTGGGATGTTTTAGAAATATCTTCGACTCCTGTTATTGCATCTCACTCTAATTGCAAGGCGCTTTGTTCCCATAAGCGTAATCTAAGCGATGATCAAATGAAGGTATTGGCTCAATGTGGAGGAGTTATGGGTATAACCTATGCTGATTTGTTTCTAAATGAAGGAAAGGCTCAATTTGAAGATGTCATTAAGCATATAGATTATGCTGTCAATTGTATAGGGATAGACCATGTGGCATTGGGGTCTGATTATGACGGGTGTAGTTTTCCCGAGGATATGGACATAGAAGATATAAAGAAAATACCCACATTGCTAAAGGAACGGTTTGGTTATTCTGATGAAGATGTAGATAAGATTATGTATAAGAACTGGCTTAGGATTATAAAAGACGTTGTAGGGTGAAAATAATAAAAAATTGAGGCTCTGTATTGTACAGAGCCTTTTAGAATAGATTAGATCTATATTAAAGGGGGAGTCAATGTATTGACCGATTTATAATATACAACATTTTATACATATTATCAACACTTTTCTACAATTGTTTACAAAAAGTTAACAATACCGTTTTCATAAACACACCGCAAAGAAATCTCAATTGCGTTGACTTTTCTGTAATGGTATAATACGTGTATAATATCGGTGCCATTTTTGTCGAGATTGGAGGTCTTATTTTAAGTCCATATTTATGAAAGGGGATATGATATGGAAATAAGTGTTATAAGGAAGGTAGACCCTGAAATAGCTGATGCTATCCTGCAGGAGCTTGGCAGACAGAGAAATAAAATAGAGTTGATTGCATCGGAGAACTTTGTGAGCCTTGCTGTAATGGAGGCAATGGGTACTCCTCTTACTAATAAGTACGCTGAAGGTTATCCTGGGAAGAGGTATTATGGTGGATGTGAGTACGTGGATATCGTGGAAAACCTGGCCATAGAAAGGCTGAAAAAACTGTATGGTGCTGAACACGCCAATGTGCAACCCCACTCAGGTGCTCAGGCTAATGAAGCGGTGTACCTTGCCGTACTAGAACCTGGTGATATTGTTATGGGTATGAATCTGGCTCACGGAGGACATTTGACTCACGGAAGTCCTGTGAATATATCAGGACGATATTATCGCTTTGTATCGTATGGTGTAGATGATAGCGGATATATAGATTATGATATGGTAAGAGAATTGGCACTGCAGCATAGGCCTAAGTTAATTGTAGCTGGGGCCAGCGCATATCCCAGAATCATTGACTTCAAGAAGTTTCGTGAAATCGCTGATGAATGTGGTGCGTATTTAATGGTGGACATGGCTCATATAGCAGGCTTAGTAGCGGCCGGACTGCATCCTAATCCAGTGGAATATGCACATTTTGTTACCACAACTACACATAAGACCCTTAGAGGACCTAGAGGCGGAGCAATCCTATGTAAGGGTGAGTTTGCAAAAGCTATAGATAAGGCCGTGTTCCCGGGGTTGCAGGGTGGCCCGCTGATGCATGTGATTGCTGCGAAAGCTGTGTGCTTTAAGGAGGCTCTTTCTGATGAGTTTAAAGAATATCAGCGGCAGATTGTAAAAAATGCCAAAGCTCTTTCTCAGGCACTTTTAGAAAGAGGCTTTGATTTGGTATCAGGGGGAACTGATAATCATCTGATGCTGGTAGATTTGAGAAATAGGAACCTGACCGGCAAGGAGGCTGAGAAAAGGCTTGATGACATAGGTATAACTGTAAACAAAAATGCCATACCCTTCGATCCTCAGAAGCCGAATATTACCAGTGGATTGAGATTGGGTACGCCTGCTGTTACTACAAGGGGTATGAAGGAAGCAGAGATGGAAACTATAGCAGAAATCATCGATATGGTGCTTAGACCGGACTTTGCCGAT of the Caldanaerobius fijiensis DSM 17918 genome contains:
- a CDS encoding lipid II flippase Amj family protein encodes the protein MLDVDLGRLLLVCIATFIIQFIDTLSYSIRPSGVRTGKIAIALSLFNILALISRLSNMIQTPFLGSIVDIAIKEHKVASLAIVFRLVILSATVATILGILFIPSFVRIFSKAINRLDVAGSVPRLILDSMSIRRIKDLSQNIVRPRIDMIQNTRNANIPKGFLIFNVLITAIYTVGMLSAIYAGALLPQFRLTASSLSGIINGIATILLAVVVDPIAAMVTDQALHGKRTLKDVNAMVIYLVGGKLLGTILGQIIFVPAAEFIVFIAKLIV
- the folE gene encoding GTP cyclohydrolase I FolE; this encodes MNEERIKNAIRVILEEIGEDPDREGLRDTPDRVYRMYKEIFSGIGSDPQDVLTAVFHEQHKELVIVKDIRFYSVCEHHMVPFFGKAHVGYLPDGKIIGLSKIARLVDIVSKRLQLQERMTQMIADAMNQRLEPKGVIVMLEAEHLCMSMRGIKRPGSTTVTIATRGIFDTDENMRKRFFELIK
- a CDS encoding serine hydroxymethyltransferase — its product is MEISVIRKVDPEIADAILQELGRQRNKIELIASENFVSLAVMEAMGTPLTNKYAEGYPGKRYYGGCEYVDIVENLAIERLKKLYGAEHANVQPHSGAQANEAVYLAVLEPGDIVMGMNLAHGGHLTHGSPVNISGRYYRFVSYGVDDSGYIDYDMVRELALQHRPKLIVAGASAYPRIIDFKKFREIADECGAYLMVDMAHIAGLVAAGLHPNPVEYAHFVTTTTHKTLRGPRGGAILCKGEFAKAIDKAVFPGLQGGPLMHVIAAKAVCFKEALSDEFKEYQRQIVKNAKALSQALLERGFDLVSGGTDNHLMLVDLRNRNLTGKEAEKRLDDIGITVNKNAIPFDPQKPNITSGLRLGTPAVTTRGMKEAEMETIAEIIDMVLRPDFADSEKARLMVKSLCDSYPLYADMTLL
- a CDS encoding class I SAM-dependent DNA methyltransferase yields the protein MYEQFARFYDKLGWGEYAKSLWPLIVEYMNSINFKPENMLDVACGTGVLAIMASRDGIKAEGLDISSEMLEQAKKNAIEAGVNVVYHQCDMCDFDLNKKYDLITCTFDAINHLRTFEQWVSMFKCVKKHLNSSGLFIFDMNTLKDLRENWNNIKVKKHPRGDYLISKSISFGDMACVTFTAFIKKENGLFEGYEESIMEVSFPLEKVVASLKDIGFTNVTITNRHFKLVETESLDRAFISCRA
- a CDS encoding dipeptidase — its product is MIDFHCDTLTKVLNERKRISSHDLANWGIRGQVFAVFMDPVYRKNFSVKAMEMIEAFYSEIEADENLLLAKSCEDFVKAMEDDKVACMLSIEGGEALEGSLSLLRIYYRLGVRALTLTWNGRNEIADGIGEEAGGGLTRFGKSVVKEMNRLGMLVDVSHLSVKGFWDVLEISSTPVIASHSNCKALCSHKRNLSDDQMKVLAQCGGVMGITYADLFLNEGKAQFEDVIKHIDYAVNCIGIDHVALGSDYDGCSFPEDMDIEDIKKIPTLLKERFGYSDEDVDKIMYKNWLRIIKDVVG